A stretch of Hydractinia symbiolongicarpus strain clone_291-10 chromosome 9, HSymV2.1, whole genome shotgun sequence DNA encodes these proteins:
- the LOC130658002 gene encoding uncharacterized protein LOC130658002, translating into MQLLLSVILTISGYRIVHSFSSHKLHEAFAAKNLRRYARDTDNELSTYIDNTSKPTGYYTDTPSTTAPSSKSKNAPKWLLYVSAVPTILVFIICVIIIAIKNYYEEDDEMDIKTTQPDGLLALATSDAMKKMSKSKKKTKNKEVYDVMLAKFKADKNKKRSFVGRRSSQIRIEGMVSRSPKSLARKHIIIGKLNQEDLTPDGESSALGQLVQLSTHTFIGSTLIEQMEESEWENDKTHIRSILERSKEDLSEARKILPDDVNEALLPEDLEEAFRNFGNWEESLI; encoded by the exons TTTGCAGCCAAGAACCTTCGTCGTTATGCACGTGATACAGATAACGAGCTTAGTACGTATATAGACAATACTTCGAAACCAACTGGCTACTATACTGATACACCTTCAACAACTGCACCAAGTTCTAAATCTAAAAATGCACCAAAGTGGCTGTTATATGTATCGGCTGTTCCTACAATACTTGTGTTCATTATATGCGTCATCATAATTGCTATTAAAAATTACTACGAAGAAGA tGATGAAATGGACATAAAAACAACACAACCTGATGGCTTACTCGCACTAGCAACTTCAGATGCTATGAAAAAGATGTCTAAATCAAA aaagaaaactaaaaacaaaGAGGTGTATGACGTCATGCTAGCCAAGTTTAAAGcagataagaataaaaaaagatcTTTTGTTGGAAGACGGAG TTCACAGATACGTATAGAGGGGATGGTGAGTCGTAGTCCGAAAAGTTTAGCGAGGAAGCATATTATTATCGGGAAGCTTAATCAAGAGGACTT AACACCCGACGGAGAGTCGTCTGCACTTGGGCAACTGGTACAGTTGAG CACGCACACGTTTATTGGGTCGACTTTAATAGAACAAATGGAGGAGTCCGAATGGGAAAATGA taaaacacatattaGAAGTATTCTTGAACGTTCCAAAGAAGATCTTTCCGAAGCACGGAAAATTTTACCCGATGATGTAAACGAGGCCTTACTTCCTGAAG ATTTAGAAGAAGCATTTCGTAATTTTGGTAATTGGGAAGAATCTTTGATATAA